In one window of Paraflavitalea soli DNA:
- a CDS encoding outer membrane beta-barrel protein produces MYRMCRLFLLLPVAILTGFSLCAQVNIKGQAVDSSTRTGIGFVTASLLTMKDSILVKRGMADAVGNFELTAIQAGRYRLLLSSTAHQAYSRELLIASQPGDLDLGSMALVKEQKMMDEVVVKGEKRAIRYQDDRVIMHIAGNTAFKTATNVMDILGKAPGITVNGDGTLLMAGRNTPVIFINGKPTAMSAEEQQTYLSGLSPELIASIELISNPSSRYDGQYLGIIDIKLKNEELGWKGNITTNLRQSSHAYSDNAVNLTLGTRKFTYGLRAGYVNGTNPHLYQALQQQANTNWMATRTLNLTAVSDLSLQLSVDYQLQKDQTIGISYKSYNSDRHRTSNNTLDFSDSTRTRKLGVTESITMADPMQRNNALNLSYDAVWGKSRLNVFANITETNNRQNEDIQNTDQSTGTLINYWKTAMKNDILLRTVQVDYSRNISKGTLEAGAKFAFITTDNDLKYDTLAKDNSFVRDAGRTNRFLYDEYISAGYAVYNYKAKKISFRLSLRVEHTYTEANTFTQEPNTKRNYLTWLPGAGLTYTIDASQLISFSFTRRMTRPGFAVLNPFRFYLSPLNYWVGNPFLLPSVTSLLNLSYNYKHFNIAFNLGKEEDVMTRYPEYNPVTNELLYLGRNLPYNNFANIEGGYTFNITKWWKVIQHAGIYYNMQLTPYHGKDYAIDVVDFSISGSHIFTLPQGITADVSYRYKSKSGNGLYIFRPIGALDLGLQKNWLQGKLNTKLNYYDIFNTSIVRYIFREKSIINNQLSHRNWVQRVNLTLSYSFGKAKQKTKQNRTTDEEGRLGN; encoded by the coding sequence ATGTATCGTATGTGTAGACTTTTTCTCCTCCTTCCTGTAGCCATTTTAACCGGTTTTTCCCTGTGCGCCCAGGTCAATATCAAGGGGCAGGCGGTTGACAGCAGTACCCGAACGGGCATCGGCTTTGTGACTGCCTCCTTGCTAACGATGAAGGACTCCATTCTTGTAAAAAGGGGAATGGCGGATGCTGTAGGAAATTTTGAGTTGACAGCTATCCAGGCTGGCAGGTACCGGCTATTGCTATCCTCCACGGCACACCAGGCTTATAGCAGAGAGCTGTTGATAGCTTCCCAACCTGGCGATCTTGACCTTGGGTCAATGGCCCTGGTAAAGGAACAAAAAATGATGGACGAGGTAGTGGTGAAAGGAGAGAAAAGGGCGATCCGGTACCAGGATGACCGGGTGATCATGCATATAGCGGGTAACACGGCCTTCAAAACCGCTACCAATGTAATGGATATACTGGGCAAAGCGCCGGGGATAACGGTCAATGGGGATGGTACCCTGTTGATGGCTGGCAGGAATACGCCGGTGATCTTTATCAATGGGAAACCCACGGCCATGAGTGCAGAAGAACAGCAAACTTATCTAAGCGGACTTTCGCCGGAATTGATAGCATCCATAGAGCTTATCAGTAATCCCTCTTCCCGCTACGATGGACAATACCTGGGCATTATAGATATCAAACTAAAGAATGAGGAATTGGGCTGGAAGGGGAATATCACCACTAATTTGCGGCAGAGCAGTCACGCTTATTCCGATAATGCGGTGAACCTTACCCTGGGAACAAGAAAGTTTACCTATGGATTGAGAGCCGGATATGTAAACGGTACCAACCCTCACCTGTACCAGGCTTTACAACAGCAGGCCAATACGAATTGGATGGCTACCCGTACCTTGAATCTTACGGCAGTGAGTGATCTCTCGTTGCAGTTGAGTGTGGATTATCAACTCCAAAAAGACCAGACCATTGGTATCTCCTATAAATCCTACAATTCCGACCGGCACCGAACGAGCAACAATACGCTGGATTTTTCAGACTCAACCAGAACACGAAAGCTGGGGGTTACAGAAAGCATTACCATGGCCGATCCCATGCAGCGTAACAACGCCCTTAACCTCAGTTATGATGCAGTATGGGGGAAGAGCCGGTTGAATGTATTTGCCAACATTACGGAAACCAACAACAGGCAAAACGAGGATATTCAAAATACAGACCAGTCTACCGGCACATTGATCAATTACTGGAAAACGGCTATGAAGAATGATATACTACTGCGCACGGTGCAGGTGGATTACAGCCGGAATATTTCCAAAGGAACCTTGGAAGCCGGGGCGAAATTTGCCTTTATTACTACTGATAATGACCTGAAATATGATACGCTGGCGAAGGACAATTCATTTGTGCGTGATGCAGGCCGCACCAACAGGTTCTTGTATGATGAGTACATTAGCGCCGGGTATGCTGTTTATAACTACAAAGCCAAAAAGATCAGTTTCCGCCTCAGCCTGCGGGTAGAACATACGTATACAGAGGCCAATACTTTTACACAGGAGCCGAATACGAAAAGGAATTACCTCACCTGGCTTCCCGGGGCCGGACTTACGTATACTATTGATGCCAGTCAGCTGATTAGTTTTTCTTTTACACGGCGTATGACACGCCCCGGTTTTGCGGTGCTCAATCCATTCCGGTTTTACCTGAGCCCCTTGAATTATTGGGTGGGCAATCCCTTCCTGCTGCCCTCGGTTACGAGCTTGCTTAACTTGTCGTACAATTATAAGCACTTCAATATTGCCTTCAACCTGGGAAAAGAAGAAGATGTAATGACCCGCTATCCGGAGTATAACCCGGTGACGAATGAACTGTTGTACCTGGGCCGCAACCTGCCCTATAATAATTTCGCCAATATAGAAGGGGGCTACACTTTCAATATCACCAAATGGTGGAAGGTGATACAGCATGCCGGTATTTACTATAATATGCAACTCACGCCTTATCACGGAAAGGACTATGCCATCGATGTGGTCGATTTTTCCATCAGCGGCAGCCATATTTTTACCCTGCCCCAGGGTATCACCGCAGATGTATCGTACCGGTATAAATCGAAAAGCGGGAATGGGCTTTATATCTTCAGGCCCATCGGGGCACTGGACCTTGGCTTGCAGAAAAACTGGCTACAGGGCAAGCTAAATACTAAATTGAACTATTACGACATCTTTAATACGAGTATTGTAAGGTATATTTTCAGGGAAAAGAGCATCATCAATAACCAGCTCTCTCACCGGAACTGGGTGCAGCGGGTAAACCTTACCCTTAGTTACAGCTTTGGGAAGGCAAAGCAAAAGACGAAGCAAAACAGAACTACCGACGAAGAGGGCAGGCTTGGCAATTAA
- a CDS encoding DUF2252 domain-containing protein, whose product MNRDILSIIKSFNVNREQQVLPLKYEAMSEDPFRFFRGTCHLFYHDLLADYPFTSSPFTWLCGDLHLENFGSYKGGNKLVYFDMNDFDEGIQAPVLYDISRLLVSLQIALTAIEFPKKEKKKLVQQLLQQYRYALIKNKALNIEKETATGLIKKLVNKVAERTKAELLAKRTNNKTVNAKLIVDDRLLKLPKEEKVPLAASFIKWFSHGYHAGYKVSDIGFRIAGTGSIGVKRYIFLLENEINPRQKRMIDVKMAMPSSIPSPAGLQQPAWENEAERIIRVQDMMQHVSPAFTSAFRHQGDWFVARAIQPTADKINLDDTWKQSQLVGQYLSDLALLTASAHLRSSGRHGSATADELKAFAEDNQWEGPLVQWTEQYALQVVKDHALFCKALEAGYFNT is encoded by the coding sequence ATGAACAGGGATATACTGTCGATCATTAAAAGCTTCAATGTAAACAGGGAGCAGCAGGTATTGCCGCTCAAGTATGAAGCTATGTCAGAAGATCCCTTTCGTTTTTTCCGGGGCACCTGTCATTTATTTTACCACGACCTGTTAGCTGATTACCCTTTTACAAGCTCTCCTTTTACCTGGCTATGCGGCGACCTGCACCTGGAAAACTTTGGCAGTTACAAAGGCGGTAACAAGCTGGTGTATTTCGACATGAATGATTTTGATGAAGGCATACAGGCGCCTGTGTTATATGATATTTCAAGATTGCTGGTATCGCTACAGATCGCATTAACAGCCATTGAGTTTCCCAAAAAAGAAAAGAAAAAGCTGGTTCAGCAATTACTGCAGCAATACCGCTATGCGCTGATCAAAAACAAGGCGCTGAATATTGAGAAGGAAACGGCCACCGGGCTGATCAAAAAGCTGGTCAATAAAGTAGCTGAAAGAACGAAGGCTGAATTACTGGCTAAGCGTACCAACAACAAAACGGTCAATGCCAAACTGATCGTAGACGATCGCTTACTCAAATTACCCAAAGAAGAAAAAGTGCCCCTGGCCGCCTCCTTCATAAAATGGTTCAGTCATGGGTACCATGCGGGCTATAAAGTGTCGGATATTGGATTCAGGATCGCAGGCACGGGCAGCATTGGTGTAAAACGTTATATCTTCTTATTGGAAAACGAGATCAATCCAAGGCAGAAAAGAATGATCGATGTAAAGATGGCCATGCCTTCTTCTATTCCTTCGCCGGCGGGTCTGCAACAGCCAGCCTGGGAAAATGAAGCAGAACGGATCATCCGGGTACAGGATATGATGCAACATGTGTCGCCGGCCTTTACCTCTGCCTTCCGCCACCAGGGCGATTGGTTTGTGGCAAGGGCCATTCAACCTACGGCCGATAAGATCAACCTCGACGATACCTGGAAGCAATCGCAGCTGGTAGGTCAATACCTGAGCGACCTGGCCCTGCTTACCGCCTCCGCACACCTGCGCAGCAGCGGCCGGCATGGCTCGGCTACGGCCGACGAGCTGAAGGCCTTTGCAGAAGACAATCAATGGGAAGGCCCGTTGGTACAATGGACAGAACAATATGCCCTGCAGGTTGTAAAAGACCATGCTCTTTTTTGTAAAGCCCTCGAAGCAGGGTATTTCAATACCTAA
- a CDS encoding SDR family NAD(P)-dependent oxidoreductase has translation MENLLKDKVAVIYGAGSIGSTIARAFAREGAKVFLGARSENRTKKLAETIVREGGSADTGLVDVLDKASVDAFVDSVIAKAGRIDISFSATNVSGGEQGSALSEISYEQFALPIMHYTKAQFLTANAAARHMVKQGAGVILMITAIPSQVPIPYTTGFGPAWAAMEALSRTLAAELGPQGIRTVYLHSSGSPESQESIDQTFTRNELVEQRMKEWKFVHRNLVGGKHPTLEQVGNMAAFMASDKAGVTTAAVANITGGISNQ, from the coding sequence ATGGAAAATTTATTGAAAGATAAGGTAGCCGTTATTTATGGCGCGGGCTCTATTGGCAGCACCATTGCCCGGGCTTTTGCCCGTGAAGGCGCCAAAGTATTCCTGGGCGCACGATCGGAGAACAGGACAAAGAAACTGGCCGAAACTATTGTTAGGGAAGGAGGGAGTGCAGATACGGGTCTGGTAGATGTACTGGATAAAGCATCGGTGGATGCTTTTGTAGATAGCGTAATAGCCAAAGCGGGGCGCATCGATATATCCTTCAGTGCTACGAATGTTTCCGGCGGGGAACAGGGATCTGCGTTGTCGGAGATCAGCTATGAACAGTTTGCCCTTCCCATCATGCATTATACGAAGGCCCAGTTTCTCACGGCCAATGCTGCCGCCCGTCATATGGTAAAACAAGGCGCCGGTGTTATCCTTATGATCACGGCCATTCCCAGCCAGGTGCCGATCCCTTATACCACCGGCTTTGGACCCGCCTGGGCTGCTATGGAAGCCCTTTCGCGTACCCTGGCGGCCGAGCTGGGACCGCAGGGTATCCGCACTGTTTACCTGCATTCATCCGGCTCGCCGGAATCACAGGAAAGCATCGACCAAACATTTACCCGGAATGAGCTGGTAGAACAGCGCATGAAGGAATGGAAATTTGTGCACAGGAACCTGGTGGGCGGTAAACATCCTACGCTGGAACAGGTAGGTAATATGGCTGCCTTCATGGCTTCTGATAAAGCTGGCGTAACCACCGCAGCCGTCGCCAATATCACGGGCGGCATATCCAATCAGTGA
- a CDS encoding MgtC/SapB family protein, which produces MNYEMLVRLLLAVLWGGMVGAEREYRGKSAGFRTMITISMGSCFFTMMSLGIGANSSPDRIASNIVTGIGFLGAGVIFRGDNRVNGITTAASIWAVAAVGMGIGAGYYWAAAFASVLILIVLAVLPRLETIIDKLNQSKTYTVSCSYAPDAREQFESLFRQHALKCKAVSETKTENDLSITWFSQGYAVRHEQFIKAMMHHPAVKRFEY; this is translated from the coding sequence ATGAACTATGAAATGCTTGTTCGCCTGTTGCTCGCCGTACTGTGGGGCGGCATGGTAGGCGCAGAAAGAGAATACCGGGGTAAATCGGCGGGCTTCCGCACGATGATCACCATCTCCATGGGCTCCTGCTTTTTTACCATGATGTCGCTGGGCATTGGGGCCAACAGTTCGCCCGACCGTATTGCTTCCAATATTGTAACAGGTATTGGCTTCCTGGGCGCCGGAGTAATATTCCGGGGCGATAACCGGGTGAATGGTATTACCACCGCTGCCTCTATCTGGGCGGTAGCCGCAGTGGGCATGGGCATTGGCGCCGGTTATTACTGGGCAGCAGCTTTTGCCAGTGTGCTCATCCTGATCGTACTGGCTGTATTACCTCGCCTGGAGACGATCATTGACAAGCTAAACCAATCTAAAACCTATACGGTGAGCTGTTCTTACGCGCCAGACGCCAGGGAGCAGTTTGAATCCTTATTCCGGCAACACGCGCTGAAATGTAAGGCGGTCAGTGAAACAAAGACAGAGAATGATCTGTCTATCACCTGGTTTTCGCAGGGCTATGCGGTACGACACGAGCAGTTCATTAAAGCCATGATGCATCATCCTGCGGTAAAAAGATTTGAATATTAA
- a CDS encoding polysaccharide deacetylase family protein, with the protein MSTNKQVFQTSSRWRWRTFQWTGRSLIFVLLLMVPVVIITLARGLKPGLPILTNEADILHKLSNPTFPAGLSKREIRKYKGFQTFLREKEKNTRLLNSTTNLSNHQVRAAFYVDWDPQSFFSLQQNIDKLNMVIPEWFFIDPTTDTLRADIDRNALQVMKQKHVRIIPLINNTNEQLGEGEFDGDMLHRILHNPAKRERLINDMVKYLDRYKLQGINIDFEEYKEKSDAPIIAFQKELYEKLHPKGYIVSQEIMPHNEDFNIKSLQRYNDYMFLMAYDEHYASSVPGSISSQQWIEKVLDETAKDVPSQKLILCIAGYGYDWSKNMEAVTVTYQQALANAQQYHASIDFDNDTYNNYYNYTDINNVKHEVYFNDAASNFNTIRFADEYGTAGTALWRLGSEDERLWNYYSRGLSNEDLRQQPFDFNSLQYVNTPVERPDYIGEGEVLNVITDPQPGKINLSIDSTEGLIGEQQYVQLPTKYVIKKYGVVHKQVVLTFDDGPDPQYTPQVLDILKKEKVPAAFFVVGMEAENNLPLLRRIYKEGHEIGNHTFTHPNIAAVSSERAATEMESTRLLIEAITGHSTVLFRAPYNADAEPTTDVELKPIALSKEKNYYTVGESIDPNDWEKGITADSVYARVIHEYEANPSKGIILLHDAGGNRQATVDALPRIIHYFKDRGIQFTTISQLLNKTKAEVMPRVSNRLVTLNGNIAIFGYWLEHFLTAAFWVAIFLGFLRIAAMAVMAILQRIRSSRRHSVAFLPVKDWPAVSIIVPAYNEEVNAVKTIENLLQQDYPYFDILFVDDGSKDNTYQKVAAVFRDHARVKVLTKVNGGKASALNYGISQTDRAYVVCIDADTQLKSDAISQLMHKFIAGENNIGAVAGNVKVGNEHNMLTRWQSIEYTTAQNFDRRAFDLINGITVVPGAIGAFKKEAIEQAGGFTTDTLAEDCDLTIRILRQGYRVVNCPEAVAVTEAPETFRQFMKQRFRWSYGIMQSFWKNRDACFNPRYKALGMVALPNILLFQIILPMLAPLADIMLVLSLIWNRHDPASMHKITLYYLVFFAVDVLVSVVAFAFEREKFSKLVWLIPQRLVYRQLMYFILFKALRKAIKGESQGWGILKRTGSVKQLAGKVG; encoded by the coding sequence ATGAGTACTAACAAACAGGTCTTTCAAACCAGTAGCCGGTGGAGGTGGCGAACCTTTCAGTGGACAGGGAGGTCGCTTATCTTTGTGCTGCTGCTGATGGTACCGGTAGTGATCATTACACTGGCCAGGGGCTTAAAACCCGGCTTACCCATTTTGACCAATGAAGCGGATATTCTGCACAAACTTTCCAATCCCACCTTTCCTGCCGGGCTTAGCAAAAGGGAAATAAGAAAATACAAAGGCTTTCAAACCTTCCTCCGGGAAAAAGAGAAAAATACAAGGCTGCTAAATAGTACGACCAACCTCAGCAATCACCAGGTAAGGGCGGCTTTTTATGTAGACTGGGACCCCCAGTCATTCTTTTCCCTGCAGCAGAATATCGATAAGCTCAATATGGTGATCCCCGAATGGTTTTTTATCGATCCCACCACGGATACTTTGCGGGCCGATATTGATAGGAATGCTTTACAGGTGATGAAGCAAAAGCATGTGCGGATCATTCCCCTTATCAACAATACCAATGAACAGTTGGGCGAAGGCGAATTTGACGGGGATATGCTTCACCGCATCCTGCACAATCCCGCCAAAAGGGAAAGGCTTATCAACGACATGGTAAAATACCTTGACCGCTACAAACTGCAGGGCATCAATATCGACTTTGAAGAATATAAGGAGAAAAGCGATGCGCCCATCATTGCCTTTCAAAAAGAACTGTACGAAAAGCTCCATCCCAAAGGATATATCGTTTCGCAGGAGATCATGCCGCACAATGAGGATTTCAATATAAAGTCATTGCAACGGTACAATGATTACATGTTCCTGATGGCCTATGATGAACATTATGCTTCGAGTGTGCCGGGCAGCATCAGCAGTCAGCAGTGGATAGAAAAGGTATTGGATGAAACAGCCAAAGATGTGCCTTCCCAAAAACTGATCCTGTGTATAGCAGGGTATGGCTACGATTGGTCTAAAAATATGGAAGCTGTTACCGTCACCTATCAGCAGGCTTTGGCCAATGCCCAACAGTACCATGCCTCGATTGACTTTGATAACGATACTTACAACAACTATTATAATTACACAGACATTAACAACGTAAAACATGAAGTATATTTTAACGACGCCGCTTCTAATTTCAATACGATACGCTTTGCAGATGAGTATGGTACGGCTGGCACAGCCTTATGGAGGCTGGGCAGTGAAGATGAACGGTTATGGAACTATTACAGTAGGGGGCTTAGCAATGAGGACCTCCGGCAACAGCCATTTGATTTTAACAGCTTACAATATGTAAATACGCCGGTGGAACGCCCGGATTATATTGGAGAGGGGGAGGTGCTGAATGTGATCACCGATCCGCAGCCGGGAAAGATCAATCTTTCCATAGACAGTACCGAAGGGCTGATCGGTGAGCAGCAGTATGTGCAATTGCCCACCAAGTATGTAATTAAGAAATATGGGGTTGTACACAAACAGGTGGTGCTGACCTTCGATGATGGTCCCGATCCGCAGTACACCCCCCAGGTGTTGGACATTCTGAAGAAGGAGAAAGTACCTGCTGCCTTTTTTGTGGTAGGTATGGAAGCGGAGAATAACCTGCCGCTTCTAAGAAGGATATACAAGGAGGGACATGAAATTGGCAACCACACTTTCACCCATCCCAATATAGCCGCCGTAAGCAGCGAGCGGGCTGCTACTGAAATGGAAAGTACCCGCTTGTTGATCGAGGCTATCACAGGCCACAGCACGGTGCTGTTCAGGGCGCCGTACAATGCAGATGCAGAGCCTACAACAGATGTGGAATTGAAGCCTATTGCCTTGAGTAAGGAGAAGAACTATTATACAGTAGGCGAAAGCATCGATCCCAATGACTGGGAAAAAGGCATCACGGCTGATAGTGTGTATGCAAGAGTGATCCATGAATACGAAGCGAATCCTTCCAAAGGGATCATCCTGTTGCATGATGCCGGCGGCAACCGGCAGGCCACCGTGGATGCCTTGCCCCGCATTATTCACTATTTTAAAGACAGGGGTATACAGTTTACCACCATCTCGCAATTGCTGAATAAAACAAAAGCGGAGGTAATGCCCCGGGTGAGCAATAGGCTGGTAACCCTCAATGGCAATATTGCCATCTTTGGATACTGGCTGGAACATTTTTTAACAGCGGCATTTTGGGTAGCCATATTCCTGGGCTTTCTGCGGATCGCGGCCATGGCTGTAATGGCCATCCTGCAAAGGATCAGGAGCAGCAGGCGGCATTCAGTGGCTTTCTTACCGGTAAAGGATTGGCCGGCGGTGAGCATCATCGTTCCTGCTTACAACGAAGAGGTCAATGCTGTTAAAACAATAGAAAACTTATTGCAACAGGACTACCCCTATTTTGATATCCTGTTTGTAGATGATGGTTCAAAAGACAATACGTATCAAAAGGTAGCAGCTGTTTTTCGTGACCATGCCAGAGTAAAGGTACTTACCAAGGTGAATGGCGGCAAGGCATCCGCGCTGAACTATGGCATCAGCCAAACAGATCGTGCCTATGTTGTTTGTATCGATGCGGATACGCAGTTGAAAAGCGATGCGATCAGTCAACTCATGCATAAATTCATAGCAGGCGAAAATAATATCGGCGCTGTGGCGGGTAATGTGAAAGTAGGGAACGAACATAATATGCTCACCAGGTGGCAGAGCATTGAATACACCACCGCACAGAATTTCGATCGTCGTGCTTTTGATCTGATAAATGGCATTACCGTAGTGCCTGGCGCTATTGGTGCATTTAAAAAGGAAGCCATTGAGCAGGCAGGTGGATTTACTACCGATACCCTGGCCGAAGATTGTGATCTCACCATACGCATATTGCGCCAGGGTTACCGCGTGGTCAATTGTCCGGAGGCTGTTGCCGTTACCGAAGCACCGGAAACCTTCCGGCAGTTTATGAAACAGCGGTTCCGCTGGAGCTATGGTATCATGCAAAGTTTTTGGAAGAACAGGGATGCCTGTTTCAATCCCAGGTACAAGGCACTGGGTATGGTAGCCTTGCCCAATATTCTCCTCTTCCAGATAATATTACCGATGCTGGCTCCGTTAGCAGACATTATGCTGGTGCTGAGCCTGATCTGGAACCGGCATGATCCTGCCAGTATGCATAAGATCACTTTGTATTACCTTGTTTTCTTTGCCGTAGATGTGTTGGTGAGTGTGGTGGCATTTGCTTTCGAACGGGAGAAGTTTAGTAAATTGGTTTGGCTCATTCCCCAAAGGTTGGTGTACCGCCAGCTGATGTACTTTATTTTGTTCAAAGCCCTGCGTAAAGCCATAAAAGGCGAGAGCCAGGGCTGGGGAATATTAAAACGCACCGGCAGTGTCAAACAGTTGGCTGGCAAGGTCGGATAA
- a CDS encoding aminotransferase class V-fold PLP-dependent enzyme, producing the protein MEMPNNTLSKIVQPFSPEEITAFRKDTEGCANIIHLNNAGASLMPDPVTQSILDHIKLEASIGGYEASALQQAAISDFYVQAARLFNARPGNIAFTASATDAYTRALSSIPFKAGDIILTSNDDFISNQIQFLSCQKRFGIRIERIRNAPEDGVDLDDLEHKLKTLHPRLLAITHIPTNSGLVQPVQAIGAIAARYDTLYLLDACQSVGQMKLDVQALHCDFLSVTNRKFLRGPRGTGMLYISDKALQVGLEPLFIDMRGAEWIEKDVYKQRPDAMRFEDWEFAYALVLGTKTAIEYFLQVGEDRVWQRVQELSSRLRTQLTGINKVRVLDRGPELGGLVTFTIAGGDPVQLTQALLKRKINVVPSYRKFAVIDFDEKKVDWALRASPHYFNTNDELDQFIIAMKEII; encoded by the coding sequence ATGGAAATGCCCAACAACACGCTATCAAAGATCGTTCAGCCTTTTAGTCCGGAAGAGATCACAGCCTTTAGAAAGGATACGGAAGGGTGTGCCAACATTATTCACCTCAACAATGCAGGCGCCAGCCTGATGCCCGATCCTGTAACGCAATCCATCCTGGATCATATCAAACTGGAAGCGTCCATCGGCGGCTACGAAGCATCAGCCCTTCAACAGGCAGCCATCAGCGATTTTTATGTGCAGGCCGCCCGCTTATTCAATGCCAGGCCTGGCAATATTGCTTTTACGGCCAGTGCTACGGACGCTTATACCCGCGCCTTATCATCCATCCCATTCAAAGCCGGTGATATTATCCTCACCTCCAATGATGATTTTATCTCCAACCAGATCCAATTCCTCTCCTGCCAAAAAAGATTTGGCATCCGGATAGAGCGGATCAGGAACGCACCCGAAGACGGGGTAGACCTCGATGACCTGGAGCACAAATTAAAGACCTTGCATCCCCGGCTGCTGGCCATTACCCATATACCCACCAATTCGGGCCTGGTACAACCCGTACAGGCCATTGGTGCAATAGCAGCCCGGTACGATACGCTCTATCTGTTGGATGCCTGCCAGTCGGTAGGACAAATGAAACTGGATGTACAGGCCTTGCATTGTGATTTCCTAAGTGTCACCAACCGCAAATTCCTACGGGGCCCACGCGGAACAGGTATGCTATACATATCAGACAAAGCCTTACAAGTCGGACTGGAGCCGCTCTTCATCGACATGCGGGGGGCCGAATGGATAGAGAAAGATGTATACAAACAACGGCCAGATGCTATGCGCTTTGAAGATTGGGAGTTTGCTTATGCATTGGTCTTGGGAACAAAAACGGCCATTGAATATTTTCTGCAGGTGGGTGAAGACAGGGTATGGCAGCGCGTGCAGGAATTATCATCCCGCTTGCGTACACAACTAACAGGGATCAATAAGGTAAGGGTTCTTGACAGGGGCCCTGAGCTGGGTGGCCTGGTTACGTTTACCATAGCAGGCGGCGATCCCGTACAACTCACGCAGGCATTGCTGAAGCGAAAGATCAATGTAGTGCCCAGCTACCGGAAGTTTGCGGTCATTGATTTTGATGAGAAGAAGGTAGACTGGGCGCTCCGCGCTTCTCCACACTACTTCAACACCAATGATGAACTCGACCAATTTATCATAGCCATGAAAGAGATCATTTAG
- a CDS encoding Lrp/AsnC family transcriptional regulator, whose protein sequence is MKTDQFDRHLLRLLQQNNRLTSDELAEQVGLSASAVQRRLKRLRDEKLIEADVSIVSPSVAGIGISCIVEVALERCGSQDIEKFKQSMLQCSEVMQCYYVTGSYDFVIIVNMATMQEYELFTRKWLLDNSNVKHFYTHVVMDKIKVGYSVAIPE, encoded by the coding sequence ATGAAAACAGATCAGTTCGACAGGCACCTGCTCAGGTTATTGCAACAGAACAACCGCCTCACTTCGGATGAGCTGGCAGAGCAGGTAGGGCTCAGCGCTTCGGCTGTGCAAAGAAGACTGAAACGCCTGAGAGATGAAAAACTGATCGAAGCAGATGTATCTATTGTTTCTCCCTCAGTAGCCGGTATCGGGATCTCCTGCATTGTAGAAGTCGCCCTGGAGCGGTGTGGTTCACAAGACATTGAAAAGTTCAAACAGTCTATGCTCCAGTGCAGCGAAGTGATGCAGTGTTATTATGTGACCGGCAGTTATGATTTCGTCATTATTGTGAACATGGCCACCATGCAGGAGTATGAATTGTTTACCAGGAAATGGCTGCTGGACAATTCCAATGTAAAACATTTTTATACCCATGTGGTAATGGACAAAATAAAAGTAGGGTATAGTGTTGCGATCCCGGAGTAG